Proteins from a single region of Gordonia hongkongensis:
- a CDS encoding ABC transporter ATP-binding protein yields the protein MGVEVSVEGLTKSFGSQNIWRDVTLTLPEGEVSALLGPSGTGKSVFLKTLIGLLHPEQGSVIIDGTDITQCSAKELYEIRKLFGVLFQDGALFGSMSLFDNIAFPLREHTKKKENEVRDIVMEKIDLVGLTGAEDKLPGEISGGMRKRAGLARALVLDPQIILCDEPDSGLDPVRTAYISQLLIDINAQIDATILIVTHNINIARTIPDNIGMLFRKELVMFGPREQLLTSEQPVVKQFLSGDRFGPIGMSEEKDEAVQKQEEAMQAAGISGGGTKEDFTEIIPQVQPNPGMPERKAIARHRERVHAMLPDLPHNAQEAIRRSQEQEDQIREESRQHADNMANGNGPSGNNSSGNEWTTAPSNVAVADSKTDVIDYGGSDAPTEQWHTPGDALTKPSHRADGNEGRTP from the coding sequence GTGGGTGTTGAGGTCAGCGTCGAAGGACTCACCAAGTCGTTCGGTTCGCAGAACATCTGGCGTGATGTCACTCTGACCCTGCCGGAGGGGGAGGTTTCGGCGCTGCTGGGTCCGTCGGGTACCGGTAAGTCGGTGTTCCTGAAGACCCTGATCGGTCTGCTGCATCCGGAGCAGGGGTCGGTGATCATCGACGGGACCGACATCACGCAGTGTTCGGCCAAAGAGCTCTACGAGATCCGCAAGCTGTTCGGTGTGCTGTTCCAGGACGGTGCGCTGTTCGGGTCGATGAGCCTGTTCGACAACATCGCGTTCCCGCTTCGTGAGCACACGAAGAAGAAGGAGAACGAGGTCCGCGACATCGTGATGGAGAAGATCGACCTCGTCGGTCTGACCGGTGCCGAGGACAAACTCCCGGGTGAGATCTCCGGCGGTATGCGCAAGCGTGCCGGGCTGGCGCGCGCGCTGGTCCTCGACCCGCAGATCATCCTGTGCGACGAGCCGGACTCGGGTCTGGATCCGGTGCGTACCGCCTACATCTCGCAGTTGCTGATCGACATCAACGCCCAGATCGACGCCACGATCCTGATCGTGACCCACAACATCAACATCGCGCGGACGATCCCGGACAACATCGGCATGTTGTTCCGCAAGGAACTGGTGATGTTCGGTCCGCGGGAGCAGTTGCTGACCTCGGAGCAGCCGGTGGTCAAGCAGTTCCTCTCCGGTGACCGGTTCGGTCCGATCGGTATGTCCGAGGAGAAGGACGAGGCGGTCCAGAAGCAGGAAGAGGCGATGCAGGCCGCGGGTATCTCCGGTGGTGGTACCAAGGAGGACTTCACCGAGATCATTCCGCAGGTGCAGCCCAATCCCGGTATGCCCGAACGCAAGGCGATCGCCCGGCACCGCGAGCGCGTGCACGCGATGCTGCCCGACCTGCCCCATAACGCTCAGGAGGCGATCCGCCGCAGCCAGGAGCAGGAAGACCAGATCCGCGAGGAGAGCCGCCAGCACGCCGACAACATGGCGAACGGCAACGGCCCGTCCGGCAACAACAGCTCCGGCAATGAGTGGACGACCGCGCCGAGCAACGTCGCCGTCGCGGACTCCAAGACCGACGTCATCGACTACGGCGGCAGCGATGCCCCGACCGAACAGTGGCACACACCCGGTGATGCACTGACCAAGCCCAGCCATCGTGCTGATGGGAACGAAGGGCGGACACCCTAG
- a CDS encoding MlaE family ABC transporter permease, translating to MSSATTRGVDRIAQAGTGALSQTGNIVQLFVDVARQTFVRPFQWREFIQQAWFIASVTILPTALIAIPFGAIVSLQTGSLIKQLGAESYTGAASVLVVIQQGSPLVTSLLIAGAAGSAVAADLGSRTIREEIDAMEVLGINPIQRLVVPRVLAMVLVAMLLNGLVAVIGIGGGYFFNVVVQGGTPGAYLASFGALAQLPDLWVSTLKAAIFGVLAGVVASYKGLNPKGGPKGVGDAVNQSVVITFLLLFLANLIITAVYLQVVPPKGS from the coding sequence ATGAGCAGTGCCACCACGCGTGGCGTCGACCGAATCGCGCAAGCCGGGACAGGTGCCCTGTCACAGACCGGCAATATCGTTCAGCTCTTCGTCGATGTTGCACGCCAGACCTTTGTGCGCCCGTTTCAGTGGCGGGAGTTCATCCAGCAGGCGTGGTTCATCGCCAGTGTGACGATCCTGCCCACCGCCCTGATCGCGATTCCGTTCGGCGCGATCGTCTCGCTGCAGACGGGTTCACTCATCAAGCAGCTCGGCGCGGAGTCCTACACCGGCGCGGCCAGCGTGCTCGTCGTCATCCAGCAGGGTTCGCCGCTGGTGACGTCGTTGCTGATCGCGGGTGCGGCCGGGTCGGCCGTCGCCGCCGACCTCGGCTCGCGCACCATCCGCGAGGAGATCGACGCGATGGAGGTGCTCGGCATCAACCCGATCCAGCGTCTCGTCGTACCGCGTGTGCTGGCGATGGTTCTGGTGGCGATGCTGCTCAACGGTCTGGTCGCCGTCATCGGTATCGGCGGTGGTTACTTCTTCAACGTGGTCGTCCAAGGCGGTACGCCGGGCGCCTACCTCGCGTCGTTCGGTGCGCTGGCACAGCTGCCCGACCTCTGGGTCTCGACCCTCAAGGCCGCGATCTTCGGTGTCCTCGCCGGTGTCGTGGCGTCGTACAAGGGCCTCAACCCCAAGGGCGGTCCGAAGGGCGTGGGTGACGCGGTCAACCAGAGCGTCGTCATCACGTTCCTGCTGCTGTTCCTGGCGAACCTGATCATCACTGCGGTCTACCTGCAGGTCGTCCCACCGAAGGGGAGCTAG
- a CDS encoding MlaE family ABC transporter permease, with the protein MTEGGGGVTIAKSRPEYYMYEARKQLGKPLKVLDGAGEQMSFYGRTLAWMPKTIVHYTREVLRLLAEVAFGSGGLAVIGGTIGVMVLMSGFTGVVVGLQGYAALDQIGSQALTGFLSAYVNTREVAPLVAGLALSATVGCGFTAQLGAMRISEEIDALETMAVPSIPFLVSTRVIAGFIAVIPLYVLGLLSAYLASRVVTTVFNGQSGGSYDHYFNLFLPPADVLWSFGKVLVFAFVIILVHCYYGYYASGGPAGVGVAVGHAVRAALVLIAVLDFFLGLAIWGTTTTVRVGG; encoded by the coding sequence GTGACCGAAGGTGGGGGCGGTGTGACCATCGCCAAGAGCCGGCCCGAGTACTACATGTACGAGGCCCGCAAGCAGCTGGGCAAGCCGCTGAAGGTGCTCGACGGCGCCGGCGAGCAGATGTCGTTCTACGGCCGGACGCTCGCGTGGATGCCGAAGACGATCGTGCATTACACGCGCGAGGTCCTGCGCCTGCTCGCCGAAGTCGCGTTCGGATCGGGCGGACTCGCGGTCATCGGCGGCACCATCGGCGTGATGGTGCTGATGTCGGGGTTCACCGGCGTCGTGGTCGGCCTGCAGGGGTACGCCGCGCTCGACCAGATCGGGTCGCAGGCCCTCACCGGCTTCCTCTCCGCCTACGTCAACACCCGCGAGGTGGCCCCGCTGGTGGCGGGTCTCGCGCTGTCGGCGACCGTCGGCTGCGGCTTCACCGCCCAGCTCGGCGCCATGCGGATCTCGGAGGAGATCGACGCGCTGGAGACGATGGCCGTGCCGTCGATCCCGTTCCTGGTGTCGACCCGAGTGATCGCCGGTTTCATCGCGGTCATCCCGCTGTACGTGCTCGGCCTGCTGTCGGCGTACCTCGCCTCCCGCGTGGTGACGACGGTCTTCAACGGCCAGTCCGGCGGCTCCTACGACCACTACTTCAACCTGTTCCTGCCACCGGCCGACGTCTTGTGGTCGTTCGGCAAGGTGCTGGTCTTCGCGTTCGTGATCATCCTCGTGCACTGCTACTACGGCTACTACGCCTCGGGCGGTCCCGCGGGTGTGGGCGTGGCCGTCGGGCACGCGGTTCGAGCGGCTCTGGTGCTGATCGCGGTCCTGGACTTCTTCCTCGGCCTGGCGATCTGGGGCACCACCACAACCGTGCGAGTGGGAGGTTAA
- a CDS encoding MCE family protein yields MKSIVGPLIKLVIFGVVTVVTTSLLAVTIANAGGDGDAKFNAVFTDATLLNPGDDVRIAGVRVGQVESVEVYDRNKAKVAFNVDRDRLPDGTQLFIRYRNLTGLRYLALERGAGDPSQTVAQGHTFGLNPGVKDTHPPVNLTELFNGFRPLFQQLSASDVNKLTEQIIAIFDGQGGSITRLVSDTADLTNAIADKDKVIGELITNLTKVLDTVNRNDEQFTSLLDNTEKLVTGLAAQRGSVGSAITSVSNLTSVTANILGATRPSIQGDIAGLKSLADQINARDEDIEETLTNLPIKLQKIGRAATFGSWFQFYLCGIDVVAGNGKSPVLTQPLVPLPDINHVLYTSAATRCWADDRPGGDHDGRQQRSEPA; encoded by the coding sequence ATGAAGTCGATCGTCGGACCGCTGATCAAGTTGGTCATCTTCGGCGTGGTCACGGTGGTGACCACGAGTCTGCTCGCCGTCACCATCGCCAATGCGGGCGGTGACGGGGACGCGAAGTTCAACGCCGTCTTCACCGACGCCACGCTGCTCAACCCGGGCGACGACGTGCGCATCGCCGGTGTGCGTGTGGGACAGGTCGAGAGCGTCGAGGTCTACGACCGCAACAAGGCGAAGGTCGCGTTCAACGTCGACCGCGACCGGCTGCCGGACGGGACCCAGCTCTTCATCCGCTACCGCAACCTGACCGGGCTCCGGTACCTCGCGCTCGAGCGCGGGGCGGGCGATCCGTCGCAGACGGTCGCGCAGGGGCACACCTTCGGTCTGAACCCGGGCGTCAAGGACACCCACCCGCCGGTCAACCTGACCGAGCTGTTCAACGGATTCCGTCCGCTGTTCCAGCAGCTCTCGGCCTCCGACGTGAACAAGCTGACCGAGCAGATCATCGCGATCTTCGACGGTCAGGGCGGTTCGATCACCCGTCTGGTCAGCGACACCGCCGATCTGACGAACGCGATCGCCGACAAGGACAAGGTCATCGGTGAGCTGATCACGAACCTCACCAAGGTCCTCGACACCGTCAACCGCAACGACGAACAGTTCACCAGCCTGCTCGACAACACCGAGAAGCTCGTGACAGGCCTTGCGGCGCAACGCGGTTCGGTGGGTTCGGCGATCACCTCGGTCTCCAATCTGACCTCGGTCACGGCGAACATCCTCGGTGCGACGCGGCCGTCCATCCAGGGCGACATCGCCGGCCTGAAGTCGCTCGCCGATCAGATCAACGCGCGCGACGAGGACATCGAGGAGACGCTGACCAATCTGCCGATCAAGCTCCAGAAGATCGGCCGCGCAGCGACATTCGGTTCCTGGTTCCAGTTCTACCTGTGCGGTATCGACGTGGTGGCGGGCAACGGCAAGTCGCCGGTGCTGACGCAACCGCTGGTCCCGCTGCCCGACATCAACCATGTGCTCTACACCAGTGCGGCGACGCGCTGCTGGGCCGACGACCGGCCAGGGGGTGACCACGATGGCAGACAACAACGATCCGAACCCGCGTGA
- a CDS encoding MCE family protein: MADNNDPNPRDPNVNDDERDAADAPVQHPHRRFGGRRSPVSIGAIGILILMMLGLSSFYLAELPLLGAGARYTAKFTEAAGLKPGNEVRVAGVKVGEVDDVTLDGDRVNVTFRVENTWIGDQTQATIQIKTILGQKFLSLNPRGSEPADPDVPLTDTVAPYDVIEAFSGAAEQIGELDNDQLAESMRVLSDTFSGTAGTTGPALDGIARLSQTISSRDQEVQRLLAATKDTSKILADRNEEFVRLIGGAGQLLDELNNRQRNISALLASTTSLGDSLTGIVRDNEEQIGPALDALKGVNELLQRQNQNIRDSIKYMAPFYRLYANVLGNGRWFESSVVNLLPPALPQQNTTRPPNKQAMENQAGTGVG, translated from the coding sequence ATGGCAGACAACAACGATCCGAACCCGCGTGACCCGAATGTGAACGACGACGAACGCGACGCGGCTGACGCCCCGGTGCAGCATCCGCACCGGCGCTTCGGCGGCCGGCGCAGCCCGGTCAGCATCGGCGCCATCGGCATCCTCATCCTGATGATGCTCGGACTCAGCTCGTTCTATCTCGCCGAACTGCCGCTGCTCGGCGCGGGTGCGCGCTACACGGCGAAGTTCACCGAGGCCGCCGGCCTCAAGCCGGGCAACGAGGTCCGCGTCGCGGGCGTGAAGGTGGGCGAGGTCGACGACGTCACCCTGGACGGGGACCGCGTCAACGTGACCTTCCGGGTGGAGAACACCTGGATCGGTGACCAGACCCAGGCGACGATCCAGATCAAGACGATCCTCGGTCAGAAGTTCCTGTCGCTGAATCCGCGTGGCAGCGAGCCCGCCGATCCCGACGTCCCGCTGACCGACACGGTCGCCCCGTACGACGTCATCGAGGCGTTCTCCGGTGCGGCCGAGCAGATCGGCGAACTCGACAACGACCAGCTGGCCGAGTCGATGCGCGTGCTGTCGGACACCTTCTCGGGGACCGCGGGTACCACGGGACCGGCGCTCGACGGCATCGCCCGTCTGTCGCAGACGATCTCGAGCCGCGACCAAGAGGTGCAGCGACTGCTCGCCGCGACGAAGGACACCTCGAAGATCCTCGCCGACCGCAACGAGGAGTTCGTGCGCCTCATCGGCGGCGCCGGTCAGTTGCTCGACGAGCTGAACAACCGCCAGCGCAACATCTCGGCGTTGCTGGCCAGCACCACGAGCCTGGGTGATTCGCTCACCGGCATCGTGCGCGACAACGAGGAACAGATCGGACCGGCACTCGACGCGCTGAAGGGCGTGAACGAGCTGCTGCAGCGGCAGAACCAGAACATCCGCGACTCGATCAAGTACATGGCGCCCTTCTACCGCCTGTACGCGAACGTGCTCGGCAACGGTCGATGGTTCGAGTCGTCGGTCGTGAACCTCCTGCCGCCGGCGCTGCCGCAGCAGAACACGACGCGGCCGCCGAACAAGCAGGCCATGGAGAACCAGGCCGGAACGGGGGTCGGCTGA
- a CDS encoding MCE family protein, with the protein MTAPDLTQNSGPGRWFTPRHIVVLVIGLILALIVAGALWWVFTSVGTTKITATFKRSVGIYEGSDVRVLGVAVGKVDSVTPEGDTVKVTMTVDRGVELPADVRAVQIIPSVVADRYVQLTPAYTGGEKAPRDLTLSVDQTMVPVEVDQIYASVKELSDALGPDGANKTDGTGRQGAVSELVTTGAENLEGNGEKLGAAIEGLSKASTTLSDSRGNLFDTVKNLNVFVGALRENDAQVRQFNTQMASFNQFLAGEREQLAAALNKLSIALGDVATFLADNREQIGETVKDLQPTTQALLDQKNNLKEVLTVLPITVNNLINAYDAESGTLSMRLTIPDLQDLIGAQCRLLDLGKLLPGNPAADQFSDTLRPLISQCEEIGEQIQEGVLEPLLPVLPFGIMSNNKLQRAPVPGTVPGNPDPEIGNPPSERAPASSSTTPRPRGGN; encoded by the coding sequence ATGACCGCACCAGACCTGACCCAGAACTCGGGTCCCGGTCGATGGTTCACGCCGCGGCACATCGTGGTGCTCGTGATCGGGCTGATCCTCGCTCTCATCGTCGCGGGTGCGCTGTGGTGGGTGTTCACCTCGGTCGGCACCACCAAGATCACCGCGACCTTCAAGCGGTCGGTCGGCATCTACGAGGGCTCCGATGTCCGGGTGCTCGGGGTGGCGGTCGGCAAGGTCGACTCGGTCACGCCGGAGGGCGACACCGTCAAGGTGACGATGACCGTCGACCGCGGTGTCGAGCTGCCCGCGGATGTCCGTGCGGTGCAGATCATCCCGTCGGTCGTCGCGGATCGTTACGTGCAGCTGACCCCGGCCTACACGGGCGGGGAGAAGGCGCCGCGCGACCTCACCCTCTCCGTCGACCAGACAATGGTCCCGGTGGAGGTCGACCAGATCTACGCGAGTGTCAAGGAGCTGTCCGACGCACTCGGCCCCGACGGCGCCAACAAGACCGACGGCACCGGTCGGCAGGGTGCGGTGAGTGAACTCGTCACCACCGGCGCGGAGAACCTCGAGGGCAACGGCGAGAAGCTCGGCGCGGCCATCGAGGGATTGTCGAAAGCGTCGACGACGCTCAGCGACTCGCGCGGCAACCTCTTCGACACCGTCAAGAACCTGAACGTCTTCGTCGGCGCGCTGCGCGAGAACGACGCCCAGGTGCGGCAGTTCAACACGCAGATGGCCTCGTTCAACCAGTTCCTCGCCGGTGAGCGCGAGCAGCTCGCCGCCGCGCTGAACAAGCTGTCGATCGCTCTCGGCGACGTGGCGACGTTCCTCGCCGACAACCGTGAGCAGATCGGGGAGACGGTGAAGGACCTGCAGCCGACGACCCAGGCCCTGCTCGATCAGAAGAACAACCTCAAAGAGGTCCTGACCGTGCTGCCGATCACGGTGAACAACCTGATCAACGCCTACGACGCCGAGTCGGGCACGCTGTCGATGCGCCTGACGATCCCGGACCTGCAGGATCTGATCGGTGCCCAGTGTCGCCTGCTCGACCTCGGCAAGCTGCTGCCGGGCAACCCGGCCGCCGATCAGTTCAGCGACACCCTGCGGCCGCTGATCAGCCAGTGCGAGGAGATCGGTGAGCAGATCCAGGAAGGCGTCCTCGAGCCGCTGCTGCCCGTGCTGCCCTTCGGCATCATGAGCAACAACAAACTGCAGCGTGCGCCGGTGCCGGGCACCGTCCCGGGCAACCCCGATCCGGAGATCGGCAACCCGCCGTCGGAGCGGGCCCCGGCCTCCTCGTCGACCACCCCGCGACCCCGGGGAGGCAACTGA
- a CDS encoding MCE family protein, whose translation MNRTSMRTAMAGAALSLTLLVTGCMSNGIQSIPLPGGVNTGDNARTYKIQFDDVLDLVPQSMVKRDGIPVGRVTKVEVPNDQWFAQVTVEVQNNVDLSDEAEASVQQTSLLGEKFVSLTEPDGSADAPRQNPDQPIPVSRTRTATDIEQVLGALALLLNGGGLNQLQPIVTELNKALDGRTDKVRDLIGETEDLIAGLNRQRDDIITAIDGLAELSTRTAAQTAQIDRILKQLPAGVEVLEEQRPQFVELLTKLDELGQVGTDVLGKSRKALINDLKALRPVLTQLAAAAPDLITAAPLMLTHPFPDWLLPGVRGDSTNLFMTLDLRVLNQLEALGVGQGTPRYVPPARVNVPVDRRNPYYRGNGPRYGWPTITLLPPAPNSRPGPNTPPSGGTYPASFSRPADAAGQMPTPAVPGQGILDGPLAAMGLAPAAPAGNPASDPSGGGR comes from the coding sequence ATGAACCGCACGTCGATGCGTACGGCGATGGCCGGCGCGGCGCTGTCGCTGACCCTGCTGGTGACCGGCTGTATGTCCAACGGCATCCAGTCGATCCCGCTGCCCGGCGGCGTGAACACAGGCGACAACGCGCGCACGTACAAGATCCAGTTCGACGACGTGCTCGACCTCGTGCCGCAGTCGATGGTCAAGCGCGACGGGATCCCGGTCGGGCGCGTGACCAAGGTCGAGGTGCCCAACGATCAGTGGTTCGCCCAGGTCACCGTCGAGGTGCAGAACAACGTCGACCTGTCCGATGAGGCCGAGGCGAGCGTGCAGCAGACCTCGCTGCTCGGTGAGAAGTTCGTGTCGCTCACCGAGCCCGACGGCAGTGCCGACGCGCCGCGCCAGAACCCGGACCAGCCGATCCCGGTGTCGCGGACACGGACCGCCACCGACATCGAACAGGTCCTCGGGGCGCTCGCGCTGCTGCTCAACGGCGGTGGCCTCAACCAGCTGCAGCCGATCGTCACCGAGCTCAACAAGGCACTCGACGGCCGGACAGACAAGGTGCGCGACCTGATCGGCGAGACCGAGGACCTGATCGCCGGCCTCAACCGTCAGCGCGACGACATCATCACCGCGATCGACGGCCTGGCCGAGCTGTCCACCCGGACCGCCGCGCAGACCGCGCAGATCGACCGCATCCTCAAGCAGCTGCCCGCGGGCGTCGAGGTGCTCGAGGAGCAGCGTCCGCAGTTCGTCGAACTGCTGACCAAGCTCGACGAGCTCGGCCAGGTCGGTACCGACGTGCTGGGCAAGTCGCGCAAGGCGCTGATCAACGACCTGAAGGCGTTGCGGCCGGTGCTGACGCAGCTCGCCGCGGCGGCTCCGGATCTGATCACCGCCGCGCCGCTGATGCTCACGCATCCGTTCCCGGACTGGTTGCTGCCGGGTGTGCGCGGTGACTCGACCAACCTGTTCATGACGCTGGACCTCCGCGTGCTCAATCAGCTCGAGGCGCTCGGTGTCGGCCAGGGGACCCCGAGGTACGTCCCGCCCGCTCGGGTGAACGTGCCGGTCGACCGGCGCAACCCGTACTACCGCGGCAACGGCCCGCGCTACGGCTGGCCGACGATCACGCTGCTCCCGCCGGCCCCGAACTCACGTCCGGGACCGAACACCCCGCCGTCGGGTGGCACCTACCCCGCGTCGTTCTCACGGCCGGCCGATGCGGCCGGTCAGATGCCGACCCCGGCGGTGCCCGGTCAGGGCATCCTCGACGGTCCGCTGGCCGCCATGGGGCTCGCTCCGGCGGCGCCCGCCGGGAACCCGGCATCCGACCCGTCAGGAGGTGGACGATGA
- a CDS encoding MCE family protein — MIGKLVKIQLIVFVVVGLVALVYVGAKYARLDKLAGVGMYTVTAKLPDSGGIFTNAEVTYQGVPVGRVGKLTLTPDGVDVALDIDSGGPEIPASATAVVANRSAIGEQFVDLQPTSSEGPYLKGGDTITKYVLPEPLEDVVASAIDFTDSIPVDDLNTVITELGNAFNGQGENLTRLVDSLGKLSRAGVDNLSETVALIQNSNVVLDTQADQSDAILTWSRNLNLVTATLASADPDLRRLLTTGTLSATQISELIQKNGNDLSKVVKDLAEVARTIEPATYTTSTTFAMLSALSAGSHAPAPGDGQIHFGVVLETNNPAACTRGYEGTDAVLAEARRNNPDFDPRYDDFAFNTEAKCTVPLGNPTGVRSAERAQYANPAYPQPWDNTPKKDPDKLNLNPLAQQLAALLGVRPR; from the coding sequence ATGATCGGCAAGCTCGTCAAGATCCAGCTGATCGTGTTCGTCGTCGTCGGCCTGGTGGCGCTGGTCTACGTGGGCGCGAAGTACGCCCGTCTGGACAAACTGGCCGGTGTCGGCATGTACACGGTCACCGCCAAGCTGCCCGACTCCGGCGGCATCTTCACCAACGCCGAGGTCACCTACCAGGGTGTGCCCGTGGGTCGCGTCGGCAAGCTGACGCTCACGCCCGACGGTGTGGACGTCGCTCTCGACATCGACTCGGGCGGGCCGGAGATCCCGGCGTCGGCGACCGCGGTCGTCGCGAACCGGTCGGCGATCGGTGAGCAGTTCGTCGATCTGCAGCCGACGTCGTCGGAGGGGCCGTACCTGAAGGGCGGCGACACGATCACCAAGTACGTGCTGCCCGAGCCGCTCGAGGACGTGGTGGCCTCGGCGATCGACTTCACCGATTCGATCCCGGTCGACGACCTGAACACGGTCATCACCGAACTCGGCAACGCGTTCAACGGCCAGGGCGAGAACCTGACCCGCCTCGTCGACTCACTCGGCAAGCTCTCGCGGGCCGGCGTCGACAACCTGAGCGAGACGGTCGCGCTCATTCAGAACTCGAACGTCGTGCTCGACACGCAGGCCGACCAGTCCGACGCGATCCTGACCTGGTCGCGCAACCTGAACCTGGTGACCGCGACCCTCGCCTCGGCCGATCCCGACCTGCGGCGACTGCTCACCACGGGCACGTTGTCGGCGACGCAGATCTCGGAGCTGATCCAGAAGAACGGCAACGACCTGTCGAAGGTCGTGAAGGATCTCGCCGAGGTGGCCCGCACGATCGAGCCGGCGACCTACACGACGTCGACGACGTTCGCGATGCTCTCCGCGCTGTCGGCGGGCAGCCACGCACCCGCGCCGGGCGACGGCCAGATCCACTTCGGTGTCGTCCTGGAGACCAACAACCCCGCGGCCTGTACCCGTGGCTACGAGGGCACCGACGCGGTCCTCGCCGAGGCTCGGCGCAACAACCCGGACTTCGATCCCCGCTACGACGACTTCGCCTTCAACACCGAAGCGAAGTGCACTGTGCCGCTGGGTAATCCGACCGGCGTCCGAAGTGCTGAGCGGGCCCAGTACGCCAATCCGGCGTACCCGCAGCCGTGGGACAACACCCCCAAGAAGGATCCCGACAAGCTCAACCTCAACCCGCTCGCCCAGCAGCTCGCAGCGCTGCTCGGCGTCCGGCCGCGCTAG